Proteins from one Mastacembelus armatus chromosome 16, fMasArm1.2, whole genome shotgun sequence genomic window:
- the LOC113122482 gene encoding transmembrane protein 42-like → MLSGSFYALLAGFLAAAASLSAKLSLGADYVRDICKSGLSIWTETHGGAADCDWLHIPLRLLCGTLLFTCNAVMWTFFSKALRHCSSSARATVTTTASNFICSAALGRVIFGEAHGALWWVGISLTLCGLLLLHQSASQAEPQDQGRKDK, encoded by the exons ATGCTGTCGGGGTCGTTTTACGCGTTATTAGCGGGGTTTCTGGCTGCTGCCGCCTCTTTGTCTGCCAAGCTGTCCCTGGGTGCAGACTACGTGAGAGACATATGTAAGTCCGGGCTGAGCATCTGGACTGAAACACACGGTGGAGCTGCAGACTGTGACTGG CTGCACATCCCCCTGAGGCTGCTGTGTGGAACCCTGCTGTTCACCTGCAACGCTGTCATGTGGACCTTCTTCTCCAAGGCTCTCAGACACTGCTCCTCTTCAGCCAGAGCCACAGTCACTACCACTGCGTCTAACTTCATCTGCTCA GCCGCCCTGGGGAGGGTGATTTTTGGAGAGGCACATGGAGCTTTGTGGTGGGTGGGCATCTCTCTCACGCTGTGTGGACTGTTGCTGCTTCATCAGTCAGCTTCTCAGGCCGAGCCACAAGATCAGGGCAGAAAGGACAAGTGA
- the kiaa1143 gene encoding uncharacterized protein KIAA1143 homolog: protein MNKNKASGVAWVKPAEPSFLKKFKNDVGYKEGPTVDTKRQVMPTLDDDSGSDREDELPQIVVLKGEDLTAEEVKKIKNDMHTGGGADKDDKPPADGKILFKKPPKRSSSDKFQGITASSSKKKKSDGGEKEEKESGKKVKNNSLLSFGGDEEDEED from the exons atgaacaaaaacaaagccagtGGTGTGGCGTGGGTGAAACCAGCGGAACCATCCTTCCTGAAGAAGTTTAAAAACGACGTTGGATACAAAGAAGGGCCGACGGTTGACACGAAG CGCCAGGTGATGCCAACACTGGATGATGACAGCGGGAGTGATCGAGAAGATGAGTTACCTCAAATTGTGGTCCTCAAAGGTGAAGACCTGACTGCAGAGGAAGTGAAGAAGATCAAGAATGACATGCATACTGGGGGTGGTGCAGACAAAG ATGATAAACCCCCTGCGGATGGTAAAATCCTTTTCAAGAAGCCACCTAAACGCTCCTCCTCAGACAAATTCCAGGGGATCACTGCCAGCTCcagcaaaaagaagaagagtgatggaggagagaaggaggagaaagagtcTGGAAAGAAAGTAAAGAATAACAGCCTTCTGTCGTTCGGAggggatgaggaggatgaggaggactGA